In Platichthys flesus chromosome 6, fPlaFle2.1, whole genome shotgun sequence, the genomic stretch GATGAAGATTTACATTCCTGATTTGTCTGGAGGCCAAACTGCTTCAAATCGCTCTGAATCCTCTGGGTAGAACTTCCTTTCTGGGTCGgtcagagaacagagagaaggagattcACATTGTGGACTAAAGGAAATGGAAACTCACATCACAGCTGATTTACCTGTCGTACTGTAAATTAATAAGTTTCACTAAATAGTTTTTGGCCCAATTTGTTTCTTCAATGACATTGAACCGTTTTCTTTAtagcttttaataataataataatgtgattatCACAATACACTGAGCACCGAGCGTAGCATTACAAGGTGCTTTAGgagttaaaaatgaaatataatttatataagaATAAAAGTGTCACAGCTGAGATGAGCATAAAAACTAACTGAATAAGCAGAATAAAAAACGTTACTGTGAAAggtaaagaaaatgttaaacGTTAAATTCAGACCCAAAGTGAGAAGGTGCCCGTTCCACAGCCTGTGGGTCCCGACAAGAAACACGtgaaataataaagacaaataaactGTGTCCTCGTCTCTCAGAcacagatgcagcagcagtacGGGGAACGCTACGCACAGAAGGTCGAGGACAGGCTGCTGCAATatctgcaggagctggaggctgcGTTACCTGGAGACACTTTCATCgacaaggtgtgtgtctgtctgtgtgtgtagttgttttGTGCATATAGTTCCCCAGATTGTCCCTGTGCATGTATGGGCCCTACGTCCACACAACACCTGAGCATGATATCTCAAcaacaccttgagggaatttctgtAAATGTGGGTCCAACTTTCACTTGGATTCAATGAAGACCTGGGTATAAttgagaggtcaaaggtcaaggtcactgtggcctcttGATCTCATTCGTACACATGTGTGTTCTAGATCCTGAAGAAGGAAAGTCCTGTCActgaagaggagaagctgctgctggacgtTATCACATCCGACTCCACGACCATAGCAATAACTCTGAGGAAGCTGCTGCACTGtggtaagacacacacacacacacacacacacacacacacaagagacatATACAAAATGATAGGACTTTCCTTTTCGTTAAATTCTTACAGATCGTTGAaatatttcatcttttattaAATGCTCAGATATCTCTTCCCCCCTGATACTCGTTCACTGACTGTCTGTCCTGTCTTTGTAAAACCTTGTTTATGTTTAGCACTTaatgtgtttctcattttaCATGTTAATCAAagtgcttttgttgttttagatGCAGCTTCCTGTCCTGAGGCGGTTTCTCAGGCATCAGCACACGGAGCGACTCAAGTGGAAAACTCTGGACCCTCAAAGTCCGTTGTGTTCATCAACTCCTCAAAGACTCTGTTCTCCTCAGAAGATAAAACTCTCCAGGAGTCCCGGCCTGAGGTTTTAAAGCCAGAAGATGTGGCAGCACAGGAAGTGTCTGCAGAGAGTCACGATCGTCCAGATGTTGGGAGACGTCTTCAATCCGAGGATGAGATGATCCGTTGTGCTCAGGAAACCAGTCTGAGAGCAGGTGGAGCTGCTCCGTCTCCTCAGTTCTGCTCCAGACACCAGCGCTGGGTGAAGAGCATCCTGCAGGAGTGTCCTGACGAGGcttcagaggagctgcagcttcaggccCACGCTCCCTCGTCTCCACCGCTGTTCCAGTtgtcctcctgcacctcctcatCACAGGACCTCACCCCATCTGACCTCGTCCCGTGCCCCCCCGACCGACAGCTCACACCTTCACAGACCGCCACCCGCCCTCCGCCAGCATCGGAACAGGGGAACCTGGAAGACGAGCGGCGCTCTGGATCAGTGAGTGCTGGGTCTCTGCCTCAGTGTTGCTCCAGAGacgctcctctgtcctctctgttgtCCCCGGCCGTCTGCCTGATGGACATCTCCTTCCTCAAACCCCATCCAGCTTCTCCAGAGACTTTTATCACGTCTCAAACAAAGCTGCCAGCTTCCACTCCTCAGGCTCGAGCTTCTCCTCAAGACTCTGGAAGTGCTGCTCCGACAAAtcccacaaacacaaccagccGATCACAAACATCTCCGCTCTCTCATGAGGCTTCTGCATTTTCCAGCTGTGAAGAACAGGCTCCTCAGACTTTTCTCAGACTTTCACTAAAGCACAGACGAGCTCTGACTGCCTCCAGACGGTCACAGACTCTGGATGGAGCCGATCAGGTCCAACAGGCTCCTGCTTCCCACCGGCCCTCGTCCCACCTCCTGGTCTCTTCACCTTCTGCCTCTCAATCTGAGGCTCTGTCCTCCAACAGAAACCCTTCATCTCCCAGATGGACTCGACAGAACAGTCCTCTTCAGTCGCAGAGTGACCCAGGCCCCgctgcatcctcctcctcctcctcctcctcctcctcctcctcctctggccaCCTCCctatgaggtcagaggtcagcatcGCCCAGCTGAGTGAGGCTGTGGGGCTGCAGCCGTACGTGAGCCTGACCCGGCTGAGCGCTGAGGAGATTCACCGGCTGACCAGGAGCCGGCGGGCGGAGTCTGAGTCACCAGGCAACGAGGAAAACGTTTCCGACTCCTCTTTCGATCTGAACGTTCTTTACTCCAGTCGCTCGTCGAGCGGCGACGGAGACGATTCGCTCGACCCCGACTACAAACCCCCCGCTGAGAAGAAAAGACGAGTGTCAGAGTACGAGTCTGTAGAAGTCCTGAGTCGTGTTTGAGGAGATTTTAACTAATGGAGCGTTTAACAAACTCATGTTTCCAACTGGGACACTTTGTAAAaatcgcctcctggtggacaaACTGTGCAATCGTTCTACCTCAAACTGTAGCTTGTAACTTAGTGACTGAAATATACAACAAAACCAGAAACATCTGTATTTGTTATTGAATCTTTGTTAATTTTCACTTGTGCAGTTTCATGCAGTCGAGCTCTGAAGGCCTTTCACCCACAAGGTGTTTTAGTTTGATGTCAGTCTGCATCCAGAAGCGTTTTCATCCTAAAGTTCTCATAAAACATTGAAATCTGTCATTTCTAATGTTAATCTATAATTTCTAATGTTAATCTGTCATTTCTAATGTGAGCAGCTTCTAGCTTCAGCTGTGCTTCGAGCTCATTGACGACGCAGTTCGGTTTGAATAAAAGTCGTTTTACGGCCAAAATGAGAAACAACTGATTGTGTGTGAAGCTCATGACCAAGTTGTGTCCACTCGCCTGTTTCCTGTTGCAGACATTGACCTGTTCTCCAGGGCCCGCCCCCTCccagtcagtcaatcagtccCATGGCACGACACCAGTCTGTGTGAACAGCACTGGTTGAGACATGAAACCCTGGGGGTCAGCCCGGAGGTCAACAGATCCTCGTCTGTTtgctcatgtgtgtttacaCGGGCCGAGGGGGTGCAGTCTCTGTCCCAGGTGAAGTTAGGACACTGCTCTTTGACCCGAGGGTCGATTAGGAAAAATGAACCTGAAACTTCCCATGATGCCGTTCAGCAAAACCACAGACgatgaataaagatggacgacaagttTCCATTATAGAGGCACGAAGCCAAACAACCCTGGATTCAAACTCCGCCATCTTGTGTTGTTGACGTCTCCTGGAGTCGGGCTGATCGGCAGCGATTGGTGGACGGAGCTCTGAGGTCCCAACCAATCacgaatcagtctcagctgtcaatcatgactcaTATCATCAGGAAATAAACCTTTTCCTAAGATGGCTTCTGTCAGACGTCAGGTTTCACACTGATGTGGGTCCGAGTTtggttttactttgtgtgtgtgtgtgttgtgttattagATGCTTTGTAAACAGGGTGACacgtcgtgattgacagctgagactccaccgtcactgacacacacactctgaaggGTCTGAGATGTTTTGGCCTCAGTTTTGTACAAACTGGAAGAAGCAGAAACGTGTTGGAGCTGCAGACCGTTAATATTAATGTGGATAAAGTCCGTTAATAATGTTATTAGAACAGATTCTATTTATCTACAAAAACATAAACCTTTCCTCAACTAAAGAAATGACTCCTCCTACTTCTCTGGGATTTGTTCACGATGTTCATGTtgttctggttttgtttgtgctcaGGTCCCATCACCACCAGGTGAAGCAGTGCTGGTGTAATGGGGGGGTACAAAGTGCAGTGTGTGGtctgaactgtgtgtgttgagttgttATGTTAGAATAAGTCGTGATCagaatctgaaaaaacaaactaaatcagaatttaaatgatgtttccattattttaataaaacgACAGAAATCTCATTAACCTGCTTGAATTCAGTATCATATTAGTGACTGGCAtagatttaatttattcaatttaacAGTTTGACAGCAGTATCCTTAAGTCAAACAGTTTATTGGACTTCATGAGGAGATTTGTGGGTCTCGTCTCAGGTTGTGTTTTGGAcggtttgtgtttatttgtgtaatcTGGGTCGTTCCTCCCTCTGAAGGTGTTTTCCTCATATCGCCGTTGCATCATGTGATGTTGTGCGTTCCCACCATGCGGCTCAGGAGCTACACAGACTGTAACACAACATGTTTGCCAGCGGCGACAGTGTGGCTGCTCCACTGTTCTCACCctgtgagtctgtttgtgtgtcttcatggcATCATGTGGTTGGCTGGCAGATGATATCAACACAATAATATCACAATCGTGCAAGAAACACAATATCATTAACTTTAAAGTTAAAGCTTTGTCTCAACTTTGTGACCAGTTGGATCATTTGTGTTGAGTCCATGTCggctcctccctccacctcctcctcctcctcctcctcctcctccacctcctccaccatcacaCTGATTTACGAGCGTTCTCCTCCTGCTCGAGCGCCAGACGGTGACTCTGCACTTCTGGAGGAAACCTGGGGTCGAAGGCTGGGGCCACATGAGCAGCCGGAGTCAAGTTCTCAAAACAAGCTCAGCGAGAGGTGGAGCTCACATCTCCACCAAGCCCCTGAACACAGTCCACACCAGACTGCACACATTCAGAGATCCCAGTTCTCCCAGTATGTCAGGATGGTAATGTAAAGATCCATGAATCCAGCAGTTTGACGACATTGATGAAGAAGAGACCAAAATCTCAAAATGCCAGTACATGAATATGTTCTGcatatttttaatcttttaaattTCCACTTATAACTTCCTCAACCTCAGGAGCTGAGCCTGTGTCACAGGTTCGATGCTGAATCGACCCGTGAGCCGAGATGATGATTTATGAATCTGTTGAAACAGGAGTCGACTTCACCAGGACCACGTTTGAcctgagaataaaacaacacagtaaATGACTCCAAGGTAAAAAACAAGACTTTAAAGACCTCGATTAAAGAAAAACTGTGTGATAATAATAAGTCATGTAACAGGAAGTTCTCCCCAGAGGTTTGAGTTTGACCAATCAGGCGGCTCGCTCTACTTTACTGTAAACTCCACTGGAAGCAGCTGAATGAAACTGGGCTCATTTGAAATATGACCAAATCCTCCCGTTGACATAACAACACACAACTAACATTTGTCCGttgtgtattgatttttcaCGAGTCGAGAGGCTCAGAATACAAGCAGTTTGTATCACAACACATTGTGTTGACTTGGTGTTAGTGTGATGTCAGAGCCACCGTGAATaagtcactttgtgtttggacAGAGACGATGAGGacacacatcaaacatcagTGGCATGAGAACCACACAACAATCCATCTGACATAAActtggatttttgttttgttcgtgtcccatctgctaacatggaggaggtgtgtgatcCTTAGAGCAGCCGGACACAGAGGGAAGTTGTCCTCGAGAAGAACGTCCTGATATCATAAGAATTACATTAAGGAAATAAGCATCAGGGAGAATTCCTGCTCGGTAGTTCGACTCCTTCTGGATTTAAAAAGAATCTCAGATCAGTTTGTCCTTTGAACTGGTTCTAACACTTCACCACAGACCAGAGAACGATGGATACCAGTTCCATCTGTGTCCCAGGAACCAAACACTGAGCTAAAAGGAGAATTCATGCATGTTAgactaaaaaatgtaaactcagTGTGACTCAAAGTAAACTTTCCTGAGTATAAAGTCGAACACATGGTGAAACTCGTCCCTTCATAATAAAAGTGTTTGGTTCCCTACCTGGTGTCATGTGGACACTGTGTCTGTTTGAACCCCACAACACAtgacgcacgcacacaccatATGTGCTGACCCCCCCCGCTGATAGTTGATGGAGGGCTGAGATGGTTTGGTTCTGGTTAGTGATGTCAGAGGGGTGTATGACTCAGCCCTCGGCCTCCACCAATAGAAGCATCTGCAGCGTTCAACACCCATTTTTGAGGTATTGAGCTATAAAACCGGCTCCATGCATCCTCCACCTCATTCCTGCTaattaatctgctgctgctgctttttggACCAAACGCTGCTCTGAATATTAACTGAGGTCAGTGACTTTTATGATTCCAGTTCATCAGAACATTAATATCATGCATGAAAGTGGACTTTTCTTCTGTGTGATTCCTGGTGGCTCTTCACCCTGAGGCGGATTCTTCGGTTTGCAGAAGTTAGATATTCAGCTCGTTTGCTTGGGACCAGAATCAGTTTGTGGCTTTGACTGTGAACTTTCTGTTTAATAGACTAAACATGTTATTTATGATGATAATAAAATGCATCAGTGATAAAAGTCAAAGAAAGTTTGTAAGAAGTTTTTCTAAATCAACAGATAAAGTGTGTTGGAGCCAATCAAATAAAACTTATTAAAAATGAGGAACTTTAATCTgaaaatttgaatatttgaattcaTCGTTACGTTTTATCTTCTTTTACAAATAGAACGAAAAatgtgaggatttttttttatcccgttttttacagttttgcaTCAAAGAGAGAATTACATTGTCTGTTCTTAAAAGTAATCTGATAATAAAGTAAAACCACACTGTGTGAatatgatcaaatataaaaGGTTAAGATcacaaaaactaaatgtaatttaagtGTCAAAAATGTTAACTGCTCATAATGCCGAATGGGCACTTGGGTTTATTATATAGACtgttcatatattattattaattcataGAGTATTTTAAGATATTTACGGTTCCAGGGTTTGAAATAAACCGATTCTTGTTCTGCCTCTCAATCCTGCTCCTCGGTTCCAGGATGGATGACAAGACGTACTTGGTGAAGATGAACGGGAACGGAGTCCACGGCAAAACCGCGCTCAACGCCAAAACCCTGGGGGGGGCCGTGGTCaacgggaggggggggctgggaAACGGCATCAACCACGTCAGCATGAACGGCAGCTTGTACCCGGCCAAGGTGAAGAGCCGCCGGCAGAGGTGGGAGGTGAAGCCCTCAGAGATGGCCAACAACACGCTGAACCCCATCAGGAGCATCGTGGACGAGATGAAGCTCACACCCAACAGAGACAAGCCCATGATCGCCCTCTCCATAGGTGAGAGGGGTTCTGCTGAGAGCTCAGATCTTCAATCAGAGATGAATCCAATCAgatgagaagaaccagtttcCTCAGACTGGATGATAGAAAACCAGAGCTTTACTTTACACTGCTGCTCTCGGATCtctttgtttagttttctgAAATGATGATTGACCATATTTCCTGCACGAATACATAAAACCTTTATTTCTaaaagttttcttttgttgaCTGATGTGTAACTGTGACTTGACCTGCTCCCCAGGGGACCCCACGGTGTTTGGGAACCTGCCCACAGACCAGGCGGTGCTTCAGGCCGTGAAAGACGCCATAGACTCGCAGAAATACAACGGCTACGCTCCCTCTGTCGGTGAGTCGGATCCGACATTAATCATCAGTTGATGTTTGTCCCGAACGCTCTGGCACAGATGCACGGAGCTGAAATATGAGATAACGTAGTTTTACAGCCACAAAAGTGACTTTATTGGGGCTTGTTGAGAAATTTAGGGGCCAGAAATCCACTGGAATGATTGACAGTGATGTCTCTGTTTGCTTGTGGTCACCTGCAGGTTATCTGAAGAGCCGACAGGCCTTGGCCAACTTTTACAGCTGCCCCGAGGCTCCACTGGACGCAGAGGTGCCGTCTCTTTAACCTCTCGCACTTTTAAAATCACATCCTCCCCCAAAAACCCAATGACCTGGTGTGCCTCAGTGTCTGTGTTCTGAAAAGTCAACGTGCTCTTCCAGGACGTGATCCTGACCAGCGGCTGCAGTCACGCCATCGACCTGGCGATCAGTGTCCTGTGTAACCCCGGGGACAACATCCTGGTGCCATGCCCCGGCTTCTCCTTATATAAGACTCTGGCCGTCTCCATGGGCATCCACGTGAAACTCTACAACCTGCTGGTGAGTAGAGGAACAACCTCAACAGCTGGATATCAGGCTCATGTGAAGGAcattaatgttttaatattacGATAATGTTTTTGAGATTTTCATGCAAATTTAGCTTATATTATATTAGTTCATCCTTTAATCCTTTATTTGACCCACAACAGGAAAATTTGCCTTATTTTCAcgactttat encodes the following:
- the LOC133955561 gene encoding polycystin-1-like protein 3, which produces MEEPELLADDRRFRRFPVWIIEHVWTHRTMDIQQVVDPSDWPDVDSQPLSTEDSWRLRVASAQMFCIVRNRDMQHFERVMRYLEATFRLLPRLVAPIKHMKIMFGLKTLVVMWMLRQRRGMVETVFKIIQFFPNKLPQYQDQCNQHEMFLMRKNNLDFRVLAQALATDEDKLQYYVKTQMQQQYGERYAQKVEDRLLQYLQELEAALPGDTFIDKILKKESPVTEEEKLLLDVITSDSTTIAITLRKLLHCDAASCPEAVSQASAHGATQVENSGPSKSVVFINSSKTLFSSEDKTLQESRPEVLKPEDVAAQEVSAESHDRPDVGRRLQSEDEMIRCAQETSLRAGGAAPSPQFCSRHQRWVKSILQECPDEASEELQLQAHAPSSPPLFQLSSCTSSSQDLTPSDLVPCPPDRQLTPSQTATRPPPASEQGNLEDERRSGSVSAGSLPQCCSRDAPLSSLLSPAVCLMDISFLKPHPASPETFITSQTKLPASTPQARASPQDSGSAAPTNPTNTTSRSQTSPLSHEASAFSSCEEQAPQTFLRLSLKHRRALTASRRSQTLDGADQVQQAPASHRPSSHLLVSSPSASQSEALSSNRNPSSPRWTRQNSPLQSQSDPGPAASSSSSSSSSSSSSGHLPMRSEVSIAQLSEAVGLQPYVSLTRLSAEEIHRLTRSRRAESESPGNEENVSDSSFDLNVLYSSRSSSGDGDDSLDPDYKPPAEKKRRVSEYESVEVLSRV